The DNA segment GTACTTTATATTCATATAAATGAGAGACATGCTGATGCAACTTCAGACAAGTCAGAAATGAAGGATGATAAAAAATGAACACAGGGAAAAAAATATGGATTACCATTCTCTTTGCGATTGGTGGAGGGGCAATTACGGGACTCATTGGCTCCGGTGTATTATTCTTGATCGAATCGATTTGGCCAGACGGTTTAATAGCCGATCTATCAGTAGGAACAACCTTCTTAGTTACCGTGCTACCTGGTGTGGTTGCTTCCTTCTATTGGTCGTTTTTCTATATAAAGAAACAAAAAAACGAAACCAAGCACTTGGATGATCATATTCCTAAAAACGAGCAGAAGTTTTAGAAAGGCCTTTTAAAAAGGTCTTTTTTTTGTGAGGAAAACTCACACAGCAATGTAAGGAAGAAACGAAAACCAGTAAACTAAGGATGGAGGTGCATGATGAGTGTACGAATTAAACAATTAGATACGATTCAACCTTATAAATCTGAGCTTTGCTCCCTACTCATAGAGACAGTTAATCAAGGAGCTTCGATTGGTTTTCATTTGCCAATGCATGAGGAAGAGGCACGAGCATTTTGGAACGATTATCACCCGAACGAATATCGAGTTACATTAGGGGCATTCAAGGAGCAACGCCTTATTGGCACCGTCAGTCTTGAACTAATCAGTAAATCAAATGGAAGCCATCGCGCAGAAGTCTGCAAGCTTATGGTCCACCCGGGTGCTAGACGACTAGGAGCGGCAAAAAAATTAATGATTGAACTAGAAAACGTTGCGAAACAACACAATAGAAGTTTACTGGTTTTAGATACAAGAGAAGGAGATCCTTCAAATAAACTTTATATCAGCTTGGGCTATGAGGTAGCAGGAACGATTCCTGACTTTGCGAGTAATGAAAAAGGCGAGCTTGAAGCAACCAATTTATATTATAAACTCATATAGAATCACTCTTTCAACTCACCAATGGTGGGTTGTTTTTGTTTTTTAATAGGAGAAATCAGATGGAATGTAGAAGGGATAAGGAGTGAAATGAAGGGGGATTGCCCGTGGTGGATGATTGTGTGTTTTGTTATCCAGAGCTTGATAGGGATCAACGGGTTGTGATGAGTAATGAGACATGTCTGTTTTTGCAATTGTGTTCTGCTCAAAAGGAAGGTGCAGCTTTGAATGGAGCGGGTGTCATTGTGCCGAAGCAGCATCGAAACAACACGTTTGACTTAACAAATGAGGAATGGAACGATACCTTCTCTCTTCTCATATTGGTTAAAGATTGGCTAGATGAAACGGTCAAACCGGATGGATACAACATTGGATGGAACTGTGGAAAGGTAGCAGGGCAGCATCTCTTTCATGCACATCTTCATGTGTTGCCTCGGTACATCTATGAGCCAATGGCTGGAAAAGGAATACGCTATTTGTTTAAAAATCAGGGAGGGAAGCTATGATTCGACTTGCCACATTAGATGACGCTCCATCCATTGCCCAGCTAACTTTGCAATTAGACTATAACATTGGTCTAGAGACTGCCAAAGAAAGACTCACTCACCTTCTCCATTCAACTGATCATGCGTTATTTGTATTTGAAAATAAAAACGAACTCTCAGGCTGGGCACATATTTACATAAAGCGTTTAATTGAACTCGAGTATGCCGAAATTGGTGGGATCGTTGTTCAGAAAAACAATAGGAGATCAGGAGTAGGGTTTAAGCTCATACAAGCATGTGAAGAATGGGCTAAAGCAAATAAGATAGATGAGGTGAGGCTGCGTTCTGGTGAACAACGAGCAGAGGCCCACACGTTTTACTTAAACCTCGGTTATGAGCATGTTCGGAATCAAAAAGTTTTTATAAAGAAGGTGTAGCACGTGAAGCTATCAGATCACGAAGCAAAGGCATTCGGGGTGGAAACCAACCATGAGAGGATGGAGAATGGCGAGCATCGATTTAGACTGAACCATGTAGACGGAAGTTCCTATTGCCGTACAGAAGCTACTGACCCTGGATGGCAAAACAGTCATTACCATAAAGGGGTTACAGAATGGTACGTAGTACAAAGTGGATGGATTGCTTATGCTGAATGTTCTTCTACAAATACATTTCACCTAACCATATTAGAAGAAGGGGAAGGAATTACTGTCAGTCCAATGGTTCCTCATAACATCTATCTGTCTGAGAATAGTGTAATTCATACCATTAAAGCGACAAAGGAAAAGCAAGAAAATGATTGGTTTGCTTCTCCTGAACTCGATGTCTATACGTCTCAATTTACGGATGAAGATTTATCTAATAGAAGAATGATGAAAACCCTAAAGTCTTCGCGCCTAACTTTACGTGAACTCTCCTACTCTGATTGGGAGTCAATTCACGCCTATGCGAAACGTCCTGAAGTGAGCAGGTATCAAGTCTGGAACCCTCAAAGCGAGGTCGACTCGCAACTTTTTTTAGCTGAAAGAATAAGGATATCGTTACTAGAGCCTAGATCTCAGTTCGCTTTTGCCATCATTGAAAAAGAGACCAATATACTGATAGGCTCTGTTGAATTAACTATAAGAGATACTCAACACCAAGCTGCAGAGCTATCCTATATTATTCATCCCAATTATTGGGGAAGCGGATACGCATCGGAAGCAGTAAGGCTGATGCTTACCTTCGGATTCTCCCAACTGAACCTCAACCGAATCTATGCCAAATGTGACCCACGGAACAAAGGGTCAGAACGAGTAATGCAGAAAGTGGAGATGGTATGGGAAGGAAGGTTGCGAGAAGATCTACTTCTTGCAGACGGCTGGAGAGACTCGCTTATTTACAGTTTACTCGCACGCGATTTTAACTCATAAGGAGGCATCACATGTACGCAATTCGCCCACTCCATTCATCCGAACATTACTTTTTAAAAGAAATGTTTTACGAATCAATCTTCATTGAGGAATCAAAGAAGCCACCACTTGAGGAGCTTCTAAATTCTCAGAATCTACTTAAGTACCATACAAACTGGGGAAAACCAGGTGACTGTGCTTTAGTCGCTGTAAGTAAAGAGGAAAAAAAGCTAGGAGCAGTCTGGTTTCGATTACTACAAGGGGATGAAGCTGGGTATGGCTATGTGGACGAGCAGACTCCAGAGCTTGGTATTGCTTTAACGAAAGGAGCGCGTGGAAAAGGCGTTGGTAGAGCGCTAATGGTTCAAATCATGAAGCAGGCTAGAGACGATCAGTTTAAGGCACTTTCGTTAAGTGTAGATCCCGACAATCAAGCTGCTGTAGAGCTTTATGCAAGTTTAGGGTTTGTTCAAGTGGCGATGGAAGGAACGTCTTTAACCATGGTTGTTCAGCTTGAAGAAGGAGAAAAGATTCAGCAGTTTCGAGAACTTGAAGAAAGTCATTTACAACCAGACGTCCGAAAATCTCCAGAGAAACTCAGTATGATATTAGCTGATGCGTTTGTTGAATTTGGCAGTTCGGGAAGATCTTTTGGAAAGAAAAAATGTCTTGAAGAAAGTGTAAGCCAAGATCGTCTGGTCATGCATCACTTCAAATGTAATCTAGCAACTGATGATGTGGTGTTAACGACTTATCATATTCAAAATCGTACAAAAGATCAGTGGACATTACGCAGCTCTGTTTGGAAGCATATAGACGGAAGGTGGCAGTTGTATTTTCACCAAGGCACGTTTCGTGATGAAACAAAAAACAAGTGAGGCGGATCATCCGCCTCACTTGTTAAAACGTTTTATTTCTCTGTTTCCACTGACTCTGACTTTTCTTCCATTTGCTTAGATGGCCAGAATGCCCATTTTCCAAGCAGACTTGTGATTGCTGGTACAAGTAATGGTCTTACAATAAAGGTATCAAGTAAAACACCAATCGCTGTAATTAAACCAAATTGTACGAGCACTTGAATAGGAAGCGTAACAAGGACAGCAAAGGTTCCTGCAAGGATAATCCCTGCTGAGGTGATGACTCCACCACTTTGACCGACACCTTCTGTGATAGCCGCTTTGAGTGGACGACCACGCTTTTTCTCCCAAATATTTGAGATCATGAGGATGTTGTAGTCTTCACCAAGTGCTGCGATAAATACAAAGGCGTAGATTGGGATCAAGGCTGAGATCGATGGGACATCGAAGCCATAATGAAGAATGGCCCAACCTAAACCTAATGCACTTGTGAAGGAAATTAATACCGTTCCAACAAGATAAATCATTGCTGTAATGGAACGTAGGTAGATGAGAAGTAAGATAGATACCACCACAACAACTAGGATGATGATGTTTGTTTGGTCATTTTCAATCACTGAGCGTTGATCGATTTGCTCAGCTGTTTGACCAGCAACCCACACATCATTTAGTTCATAGTCATCTTTTATATTTGCTACACCTGCTTGAATGGATTCTAGATCATCCATCGCCTCATTGCTATATGGATTTTGATCTAATTCCAACTGGTACATCACAATATTTTCATTTACTTCACTTACTTCAGGCTCTTCAACTTTTGCTACACCATTTAGATTTGCCAGATCTTCTGTTAGATCAATATCTTCTTCTGCTGTATCAAAAACAACTTTAACAGGTGCTAAGTCTCCTGACCCAAATCCTTCACTGATAATGGAGAAGCCTTCACGAGACGGTGTATCTTCAGGGAATGAAGACAATGTGTCATATGAAAAATCGATCTGAATGATGAATAATGAGCTACCGAGTAAAAGAACCATCGTCACAATCATTGTTCGAATCGGTTTAAATGCAGCAAACTCACCAACTCGATGCCAGAATGTTGATTGCTTGTGTTTTTTCACTTTTTTGTTCTTCTGTTTCGCACGTTTTTCTTCCATTTCTACTGTTCTAGGAACAAATGGGAAGAAGGCTGTGCGACCGATGACACTGAGTAGTGCTGGTACGAGTGTTAATGAAGAAATCATCATGATAAAGATTGATACACCAAATGGTACAGCAAAGTTTGTGATGGTTGCGTATTTTGAAATGAGCAGTGACATTAATGCAGCTACAACCGTTAATCCACTGATTCCAATCACACCAGCCATATCGGATAATGCTAAACGAATGGCCTTCATTTTGCTCTTTTCTTCATATAAGAATAGGCGGAAACGAGCAATTAAGAATAAGCAATAATCCGTTCCTGCTCCAAATAGTAGTACAGTCATAATCGCAATACCCTGTGAATCATATGATATGATTCCTTCTTTCGCTAGCCATCCGAGGATCGGAGTAGCTACTGCATATGCAGCCCCTACGGCTAGTAGCGGAATAAGCGGAAGGATAGGCGAACGGTAGATCAGTAAAAGAATTACTAGAACGAGTAAAACGGTCCCGATTAATAAGGTTACATCGGCGTCCGCAAATAATTCCGTCGCGTCAACGCTAATTCCAGCTGGGCCAGTGGCACGTGAAACGAGTTCGTCTGAATCGAGTGCAGCACTAAACGGATTATCCGATAGAATGTCTGTAGCTCTTTCTTCAATTTCAGTGAGTCCTGCTTTTGTTTCTTCAGCTGAGGCATAACTTTTAAAGAGAATAGTTTGAATAAAGGTTGTTCCATCCTCTGAAATCATTTCCTGCAATGCAGGGAGAGGGAAATCCTGATAAGGAATAGCCATTTCCTGGGCGTCCACTTCATTATCAGTCATACTTTGTGAAAGCTCTTGAATAGCAGCTAAGTCCTCTTCTTCTAAACCAGATT comes from the Alkalihalobacillus sp. FSL W8-0930 genome and includes:
- a CDS encoding MMPL family transporter — translated: MRSALTNIVHAIVSKKGRWITIGVWILAIIAFQLLLPPSGDYTDDTIEPLSDDQPSMQAASIMEEYFPNNDGLPGLITWYRESGLEEEDLAAIQELSQSMTDNEVDAQEMAIPYQDFPLPALQEMISEDGTTFIQTILFKSYASAEETKAGLTEIEERATDILSDNPFSAALDSDELVSRATGPAGISVDATELFADADVTLLIGTVLLVLVILLLIYRSPILPLIPLLAVGAAYAVATPILGWLAKEGIISYDSQGIAIMTVLLFGAGTDYCLFLIARFRLFLYEEKSKMKAIRLALSDMAGVIGISGLTVVAALMSLLISKYATITNFAVPFGVSIFIMMISSLTLVPALLSVIGRTAFFPFVPRTVEMEEKRAKQKNKKVKKHKQSTFWHRVGEFAAFKPIRTMIVTMVLLLGSSLFIIQIDFSYDTLSSFPEDTPSREGFSIISEGFGSGDLAPVKVVFDTAEEDIDLTEDLANLNGVAKVEEPEVSEVNENIVMYQLELDQNPYSNEAMDDLESIQAGVANIKDDYELNDVWVAGQTAEQIDQRSVIENDQTNIIILVVVVVSILLLIYLRSITAMIYLVGTVLISFTSALGLGWAILHYGFDVPSISALIPIYAFVFIAALGEDYNILMISNIWEKKRGRPLKAAITEGVGQSGGVITSAGIILAGTFAVLVTLPIQVLVQFGLITAIGVLLDTFIVRPLLVPAITSLLGKWAFWPSKQMEEKSESVETEK
- a CDS encoding GNAT family N-acetyltransferase, encoding MSVRIKQLDTIQPYKSELCSLLIETVNQGASIGFHLPMHEEEARAFWNDYHPNEYRVTLGAFKEQRLIGTVSLELISKSNGSHRAEVCKLMVHPGARRLGAAKKLMIELENVAKQHNRSLLVLDTREGDPSNKLYISLGYEVAGTIPDFASNEKGELEATNLYYKLI
- a CDS encoding GNAT family N-acetyltransferase is translated as MYAIRPLHSSEHYFLKEMFYESIFIEESKKPPLEELLNSQNLLKYHTNWGKPGDCALVAVSKEEKKLGAVWFRLLQGDEAGYGYVDEQTPELGIALTKGARGKGVGRALMVQIMKQARDDQFKALSLSVDPDNQAAVELYASLGFVQVAMEGTSLTMVVQLEEGEKIQQFRELEESHLQPDVRKSPEKLSMILADAFVEFGSSGRSFGKKKCLEESVSQDRLVMHHFKCNLATDDVVLTTYHIQNRTKDQWTLRSSVWKHIDGRWQLYFHQGTFRDETKNK
- a CDS encoding GNAT family protein, which encodes MKLSDHEAKAFGVETNHERMENGEHRFRLNHVDGSSYCRTEATDPGWQNSHYHKGVTEWYVVQSGWIAYAECSSTNTFHLTILEEGEGITVSPMVPHNIYLSENSVIHTIKATKEKQENDWFASPELDVYTSQFTDEDLSNRRMMKTLKSSRLTLRELSYSDWESIHAYAKRPEVSRYQVWNPQSEVDSQLFLAERIRISLLEPRSQFAFAIIEKETNILIGSVELTIRDTQHQAAELSYIIHPNYWGSGYASEAVRLMLTFGFSQLNLNRIYAKCDPRNKGSERVMQKVEMVWEGRLREDLLLADGWRDSLIYSLLARDFNS
- a CDS encoding HIT family protein, producing MDDCVFCYPELDRDQRVVMSNETCLFLQLCSAQKEGAALNGAGVIVPKQHRNNTFDLTNEEWNDTFSLLILVKDWLDETVKPDGYNIGWNCGKVAGQHLFHAHLHVLPRYIYEPMAGKGIRYLFKNQGGKL
- a CDS encoding GNAT family N-acetyltransferase, whose protein sequence is MIRLATLDDAPSIAQLTLQLDYNIGLETAKERLTHLLHSTDHALFVFENKNELSGWAHIYIKRLIELEYAEIGGIVVQKNNRRSGVGFKLIQACEEWAKANKIDEVRLRSGEQRAEAHTFYLNLGYEHVRNQKVFIKKV